One Tiliqua scincoides isolate rTilSci1 chromosome 9, rTilSci1.hap2, whole genome shotgun sequence DNA segment encodes these proteins:
- the LOC136660320 gene encoding guanylin-like yields MVTFLAPMMLMLLVAAHSCHAQGPVQVTDNEISVPLEFLKKLKDHLGKSSRSAFPHLSWKAVFIGLCSDSELPEDCKVICEMDDGIHILQRLDQAVEDVDECEICVVPACTGCY; encoded by the exons ATGGTCACCTTCCTAGCTCCAATGATGCTCATGCTTCTGGTGGCGGCCCACAGCTGCCATGCTCAAGGTCCCGTTCAGGTCACG GATAATGAAATTTCGGTCCCATTGGAGTTTCTGAAAAAGCTGAAGGACCACTTGGGAAAAAGCTCAAGGTCAGCTTTCCCCCACCTGAGCTGGAAGGCCGTCTTTATTGGTCTGTGTTCAGACTCGGAGCTGCCGGAGGATTGTAAGGTGATCTGTGAAATGGATGACGGGATCCACATCTTGCAGAGGCTGG ACCAGGCAGTGGAAGATGTTGACGAGTGTGAAATCTGTGTGGTCCCTGCTTGTACGGGATGCTACTGA